One Bacillus sp. 1780r2a1 DNA segment encodes these proteins:
- a CDS encoding LacI family transcriptional regulator, with protein sequence MKGRISAYDVAEKAKVSQSTVSRVLNNYPHIKETTRKKVLKAIEELGFTRDEIARSLASNKTRTIGLIVGDITNPFFAESAKVITGKAQEMQYDVILCNTNHSEENLNKYIQTLKGKRVDGIIIAAANKDNEQIKELYDQGFPVVLFNSILEHEKANYIAVDNYKGAKLAVEHLYNLNHRKIAYIAGPSTYVTTHLRNLGYQDALKELGIAINTDYIYSQNFSYNEVYQFTKKLLKSSNRPTGFFAASDQMALAVLDAAASENIKVPQELSVVGFDDIDLAKNQYIGLTTITQPKEKMATLVLEKLLLLIERTENQEEGFRIILEPDLVQRKTTASI encoded by the coding sequence ATGAAGGGCAGAATCAGTGCGTATGATGTAGCGGAAAAAGCAAAAGTTTCTCAATCAACAGTCTCGAGAGTGTTGAACAACTATCCGCATATTAAAGAAACTACAAGAAAGAAAGTACTTAAAGCAATTGAAGAGTTAGGCTTTACAAGAGATGAAATTGCTAGAAGCTTAGCAAGTAACAAAACGAGAACTATTGGATTAATTGTTGGAGATATTACAAACCCCTTTTTCGCTGAATCCGCAAAGGTCATTACAGGTAAAGCACAGGAGATGCAGTATGATGTGATTCTTTGTAACACAAACCATAGTGAAGAAAATTTAAACAAGTATATCCAGACGCTCAAAGGGAAACGTGTTGATGGAATCATTATTGCAGCGGCAAACAAAGATAACGAGCAAATAAAAGAGTTATATGATCAAGGGTTTCCCGTTGTGTTATTTAACAGTATTTTAGAGCATGAAAAAGCCAATTATATTGCTGTGGATAATTATAAAGGAGCCAAGCTAGCAGTTGAGCACCTTTACAATTTAAATCATCGTAAAATAGCCTATATTGCTGGCCCATCTACTTATGTCACTACACATCTGAGAAATTTAGGTTATCAGGATGCTTTAAAAGAGTTAGGTATTGCGATAAATACAGACTATATTTATAGCCAAAATTTCTCATACAATGAAGTTTATCAATTTACGAAAAAGTTATTAAAGTCTTCTAATCGTCCTACTGGCTTTTTTGCTGCATCCGATCAAATGGCACTAGCAGTGTTAGATGCTGCTGCCAGTGAAAATATTAAAGTCCCACAGGAATTATCAGTTGTAGGGTTTGATGATATTGATTTAGCTAAAAATCAGTATATTGGTTTGACTACCATAACCCAGCCTAAAGAAAAAATGGCAACTCTTGTGTTGGAAAAACTATTATTGCTCATTGAGCGTACAGAAAATCAAGAAGAAGGGTTTCGAATCATATTGGAACCGGATTTAGTTCAAAGGAAAACGACGGCATCTATTTAG
- a CDS encoding MFS transporter: MKKNVRLDMILFFIMSLLFFMSISAFDPFISTFATEIGITPSVVGGIVGVAGLASLFTRLPVGVLSDMLLKRKLFIQVGLCITIICWSIAFLFPSAATLYLGKISDGITGSTWVIYNVMFASFFGVKEAAKAVAILGIASPAGSLIGSTIGGIVANQYGYEYSFIVAVIAAFIALLLSFFVNEKQHTECKVQYDLKILGEQLSDKAIWLIGLLATVSIMVPFGTRDTFTPLVAVALGANPYMISWLSNTHLILYGIATALCAPFFYKKLGIVKTGIIGALLQGITVMFIPYAPNLITLFILQATAGIAFGMNFTVLTSLSIYEIPYRKQSTRMGIFQSVYAGGMFAGPVIMGVLSEFSSLHVSFFAIGITSILCALFMKITLKKEFTVNIRSEKAIQQK; encoded by the coding sequence GTGAAAAAGAATGTACGTCTTGATATGATACTTTTTTTCATCATGAGCCTGCTGTTTTTTATGAGCATTTCAGCATTTGATCCGTTCATTTCAACATTTGCAACTGAAATTGGAATTACCCCATCGGTTGTTGGTGGGATTGTAGGAGTAGCTGGCTTAGCATCCTTATTTACTAGGCTACCTGTAGGTGTCCTGTCAGATATGCTTTTAAAAAGAAAGCTATTTATTCAGGTAGGACTTTGCATTACAATCATTTGCTGGTCGATTGCTTTTTTGTTTCCAAGTGCTGCTACTCTATATTTAGGGAAGATATCAGATGGTATTACTGGCTCTACATGGGTGATTTACAATGTTATGTTTGCTTCATTTTTCGGTGTGAAAGAAGCGGCAAAAGCTGTTGCTATTCTAGGGATAGCATCACCAGCAGGCTCTTTAATAGGCTCTACCATTGGTGGAATCGTCGCAAATCAGTACGGGTATGAGTATAGCTTTATCGTAGCTGTTATAGCTGCATTTATTGCATTGCTTTTATCATTCTTTGTGAATGAAAAGCAACATACAGAATGTAAAGTTCAATATGATTTAAAGATTCTAGGTGAGCAACTTAGTGATAAAGCCATCTGGCTTATAGGTCTGCTGGCAACTGTCTCTATAATGGTACCTTTTGGTACGAGAGATACTTTCACGCCGCTAGTTGCAGTTGCACTAGGTGCAAATCCATACATGATAAGCTGGCTATCCAATACCCATCTAATCTTATATGGGATTGCCACTGCTTTATGTGCTCCGTTTTTTTACAAAAAGCTAGGAATTGTTAAGACAGGTATTATAGGTGCTTTATTGCAAGGTATTACAGTCATGTTTATCCCTTATGCGCCTAATTTAATAACGTTGTTCATTTTACAGGCAACTGCGGGTATAGCGTTTGGTATGAATTTCACGGTGTTAACATCTTTAAGTATCTATGAAATTCCGTATCGGAAACAGTCGACTCGAATGGGGATCTTTCAAAGCGTATATGCTGGAGGAATGTTTGCAGGTCCAGTAATTATGGGAGTGTTATCCGAATTTTCTTCACTACATGTCAGCTTCTTTGCAATAGGAATAACGTCTATTCTTTGCGCTTTGTTTATGAAAATAACTCTCAAAAAAGAATTTACAGTGAATATAAGGAGTGAAAAGGCTATTCAGCAAAAATGA
- a CDS encoding sodium/solute symporter (Members of the Solute:Sodium Symporter (SSS), TC 2.A.21 as described in tcdb.org, catalyze solute:Na+ symport. Known solutes for members of the family include sugars, amino acids, nucleosides, inositols, vitamins, urea or anions, depending on the system.), whose amino-acid sequence MSSIDIIVVAVYMLALVTMGYKLGKDNDNQDDYFVGGRSVATFPIALSIAATTVSANGFIGGPGWAYESGLVAFMLNFSIPLVLVLTLSIFLPFFYNLRVTSIYEYIEMRLGGKSRLLVVLGFIVSNVIQVGSFLFIPSLVIQTFTGWPLTVVVPLVVAVSIFYTLLGGIKAVIWTDAVQMCVLWGGVIATIVIILMNMDIGFFDAMKVVKEEGKLDALNFSFDAKLENGVWVALIGGLFMWLKYYATDQTQTQRMFAAKSINEVKRSICISGFVMNILYFVFMIIGLLLFVYFDGEKFDNSNSVMITFIADAIPVGILGLIMAGVFAAAMSSIDSVLNSVTTVFIKDIYEKFVSNGKQASVKVSMTFTLVFGVLLIAFTLLAFSGTTASILKVVGSYLSYFSGAILAMFLLAMFTKKANDAGVAIGFVSGILLTIYIGNLGVVNWLWNYPIGCIITFTIGYLASHLLKSSRKIELEEFTFNGQRAKLIEEGNTTDEYGHSIIPGGIDKYSYALIGLFIAQVLLFIFIQL is encoded by the coding sequence ATGAGTTCAATAGATATAATTGTTGTCGCCGTGTATATGCTGGCTTTGGTTACTATGGGTTACAAGTTGGGAAAGGACAATGACAATCAAGATGATTATTTTGTAGGTGGAAGATCTGTTGCAACTTTTCCTATTGCCTTATCGATAGCAGCTACTACTGTAAGTGCAAATGGCTTTATCGGTGGACCAGGCTGGGCTTATGAATCTGGTTTAGTCGCATTCATGTTGAATTTCAGTATACCTCTTGTATTAGTACTAACCTTATCAATCTTCTTGCCTTTTTTCTATAATTTACGAGTAACTTCAATTTATGAATACATCGAAATGAGGTTAGGTGGGAAAAGTAGACTTCTAGTCGTGTTAGGTTTCATTGTTTCAAACGTCATTCAAGTTGGGTCGTTTTTATTTATCCCTTCTCTAGTTATTCAAACATTTACAGGCTGGCCACTAACCGTAGTAGTTCCCCTTGTTGTTGCTGTTTCTATTTTTTACACGTTACTAGGGGGAATAAAAGCTGTAATTTGGACGGATGCCGTTCAAATGTGTGTTCTCTGGGGAGGAGTTATTGCCACCATTGTTATTATCTTAATGAATATGGACATAGGGTTCTTTGATGCTATGAAAGTAGTAAAAGAAGAAGGGAAGCTCGATGCACTAAACTTCTCTTTTGATGCCAAGTTAGAAAATGGTGTATGGGTAGCTCTAATCGGTGGACTATTTATGTGGCTTAAATATTATGCGACCGATCAAACGCAAACTCAACGAATGTTCGCTGCCAAGTCAATAAATGAAGTGAAGCGCTCCATTTGTATTAGTGGCTTCGTGATGAATATTTTGTATTTTGTGTTTATGATTATTGGCTTACTGCTTTTTGTATACTTCGATGGTGAAAAGTTTGATAACTCTAACAGCGTGATGATTACATTCATTGCTGATGCTATTCCTGTAGGGATATTAGGATTAATCATGGCAGGCGTATTCGCTGCTGCGATGTCAAGTATTGATTCAGTATTAAACTCTGTAACTACTGTGTTTATTAAAGATATTTATGAAAAGTTTGTTAGTAATGGGAAACAAGCTTCAGTAAAGGTCTCAATGACTTTTACTTTAGTGTTTGGGGTATTACTCATTGCGTTTACCTTATTAGCATTCAGCGGAACTACTGCATCGATCTTAAAAGTGGTGGGAAGCTACCTATCTTACTTTTCAGGAGCTATATTAGCCATGTTTTTACTGGCCATGTTTACAAAGAAAGCAAACGATGCTGGCGTAGCTATAGGGTTTGTCTCTGGGATTCTTCTTACAATTTATATTGGAAATTTAGGCGTCGTAAACTGGCTCTGGAACTATCCAATCGGTTGCATCATTACATTTACTATCGGTTATCTTGCTAGCCATCTTTTAAAAAGCAGCAGGAAAATTGAGCTTGAAGAGTTCACGTTTAATGGTCAAAGAGCAAAACTTATAGAAGAAGGTAATACGACAGATGAATACGGGCACTCAATTATTCCAGGGGGAATAGATAAGTATTCCTATGCTTTAATAGGACTATTTATTGCACAAGTTTTGCTGTTTATATTCATTCAGCTATAG
- a CDS encoding nuclear transport factor 2 family protein produces MSNYQDEKKIVMNYFNALEEASLKDVEGVLKEYTSENYLWRGVYPFREQQGSHAVVTSFWRPLLKSIKRLQRRQDIFIAGTNEIGGEKWVMSMGHFMGLFDEDWLGIPRTGKMINLRYAEFNCVEDGKITQTGLFVDIIGFMLQAGINPLPPSTGTYYVYPGPKNHDGLLFEDANPEEGIKTLNLVNQMVNDLSELNKNEEAGCPPHVLERSWSEDMIWYGPGGIGASYTIPRYQKQHQLPFRNNLKDKEFNGHVCRFAEGSFACFFGWPNLSNTPAGGFLGLPGGNIRADMQVVDVYYRDGEKLLENWVFIDIPYWLKQQGVDIIQRTQEIMNPKLV; encoded by the coding sequence ATGAGTAATTACCAGGATGAAAAAAAGATTGTAATGAATTACTTTAATGCTCTTGAGGAAGCTTCACTTAAGGATGTAGAGGGCGTACTAAAAGAGTACACAAGTGAAAATTACCTTTGGAGAGGCGTATATCCTTTTCGAGAACAGCAAGGAAGTCATGCAGTAGTCACATCGTTTTGGAGACCACTACTAAAATCAATAAAAAGACTTCAGCGTCGCCAAGATATATTTATAGCAGGAACAAATGAAATTGGTGGAGAGAAATGGGTAATGAGTATGGGGCACTTTATGGGGCTCTTTGATGAGGATTGGCTTGGTATTCCAAGAACAGGAAAAATGATTAATTTAAGATACGCAGAATTTAATTGTGTGGAAGACGGAAAAATTACTCAAACCGGCCTATTTGTAGACATCATTGGCTTTATGCTTCAAGCTGGTATTAATCCTTTACCACCATCGACAGGTACATATTATGTATATCCGGGTCCAAAAAATCACGATGGTCTTTTATTTGAAGATGCTAATCCGGAAGAAGGAATTAAAACGTTAAACCTTGTTAATCAAATGGTAAATGATTTATCTGAGCTAAATAAAAATGAAGAAGCCGGGTGCCCTCCCCACGTACTGGAGCGGAGCTGGTCAGAGGACATGATTTGGTACGGTCCCGGAGGAATAGGTGCCAGTTATACGATACCAAGGTATCAGAAACAACATCAACTTCCTTTTCGAAATAACCTTAAAGATAAAGAATTTAATGGACATGTCTGTCGCTTTGCCGAAGGTTCTTTTGCCTGTTTTTTTGGATGGCCCAACCTTTCAAATACACCGGCCGGAGGTTTTCTAGGTTTGCCAGGAGGTAATATTCGCGCAGATATGCAGGTAGTAGACGTATATTATCGAGATGGAGAAAAGCTTTTAGAGAACTGGGTATTTATTGATATTCCGTATTGGCTAAAACAACAAGGTGTCGACATTATTCAACGGACGCAAGAAATTATGAACCCTAAATTAGTTTAA
- a CDS encoding MBL fold metallo-hydrolase, protein MSYVLLFLILLTFGVVLFINVHPTFGANPTKLQKEAYERFPHYENGKFKNMVPTNMKMSAADILSFIKDSMNKKQERSPRNQLSMKKIDWEKVKSKEDSLTWFGHSAFLLSIDNKKLLIDPMLGSTASPVSFIGSKRYSQDILHIIDEMPPIDAVLLTHDHYDHLDYSSIKKLKHKVKHFFVPLGVGAHLMKWGFSSHSITELNWWDEVESGGITLAFTPSKHFSGRGVLNRDSTLWGGWVILGKNTRFYTSGDGGYDTHFKEVGEKYGPFTLTLMEGGQYDARWSWVHMKPEESVQAHLDVKGETMMLIHWGAFTLAYHSWTDPIERAIQKAKEKDVNLLVPELGETVLLRGEKASSVNEWWKSEREEA, encoded by the coding sequence ATGTCATACGTATTATTATTTCTAATTTTATTAACCTTTGGTGTTGTGCTGTTTATTAATGTTCATCCAACGTTCGGGGCAAACCCAACCAAATTACAAAAAGAAGCCTATGAACGGTTTCCTCATTATGAAAATGGCAAGTTTAAAAACATGGTGCCTACTAACATGAAAATGAGCGCAGCTGACATTCTGTCTTTTATCAAAGATTCTATGAACAAAAAGCAGGAGCGAAGTCCAAGAAACCAGCTTTCTATGAAAAAGATTGACTGGGAAAAGGTGAAAAGTAAGGAAGATAGTCTTACTTGGTTTGGTCATTCAGCTTTTTTACTAAGCATTGACAATAAAAAACTTCTTATTGACCCCATGCTTGGTTCTACAGCTTCGCCTGTATCCTTCATTGGAAGCAAGCGCTATAGCCAAGATATTTTACATATCATTGATGAAATGCCACCGATTGATGCAGTTTTATTAACGCATGATCATTATGACCACCTTGATTATTCGTCGATTAAAAAGCTTAAGCACAAAGTAAAGCACTTTTTTGTGCCGCTTGGTGTAGGCGCTCACTTAATGAAATGGGGCTTTTCTTCACACAGCATTACTGAGCTGAACTGGTGGGACGAGGTAGAATCAGGAGGTATAACACTAGCTTTTACTCCTTCTAAGCATTTCTCTGGAAGAGGCGTATTGAACCGTGATTCCACACTTTGGGGTGGCTGGGTTATCCTTGGTAAAAACACGCGCTTTTATACGAGCGGTGACGGTGGATACGATACTCATTTTAAAGAAGTAGGAGAAAAATACGGTCCGTTTACCTTAACGCTGATGGAAGGCGGACAGTATGATGCGCGCTGGTCGTGGGTTCACATGAAACCAGAAGAGTCGGTGCAAGCACATCTTGATGTAAAAGGTGAAACGATGATGCTCATTCACTGGGGGGCATTTACCCTCGCGTATCATAGCTGGACGGATCCAATTGAACGAGCCATTCAAAAAGCAAAAGAAAAAGACGTGAACTTGCTTGTTCCAGAGCTTGGAGAGACGGTTTTGCTTCGTGGTGAAAAAGCAAGCAGCGTGAACGAGTGGTGGAAAAGTGAAAGGGAAGAAGCATAG
- a CDS encoding DinB family protein, whose product MSEIEYEWVKKTRQILLDQCKELNEAEFRKEFEFGFQSIRDSLVHVAGCYHAWLGSFVLLKTSSPLLTKEAIHTMRVEDIERYFQEADRYVEEVIRNATDTFDELIEREPSWKTTSEVVRKTPRQLLIHSITHEFHHKGQIVIMLRLLGYTPENTDILVLE is encoded by the coding sequence TTGTCGGAAATAGAATACGAGTGGGTAAAGAAAACGCGGCAGATTTTATTGGATCAATGTAAAGAACTAAACGAAGCTGAATTTAGGAAAGAGTTTGAATTTGGATTTCAAAGCATCAGAGACTCTTTAGTTCATGTAGCTGGGTGCTACCATGCATGGTTGGGTTCTTTTGTGCTTTTAAAAACATCCTCACCGCTACTAACGAAAGAAGCTATTCACACTATGCGAGTAGAGGATATTGAACGTTATTTTCAAGAGGCTGATAGATATGTAGAAGAAGTAATCAGAAATGCCACAGATACATTTGATGAGCTTATCGAAAGAGAGCCTTCTTGGAAAACTACTAGTGAAGTGGTAAGAAAGACACCTCGCCAACTACTAATTCATTCCATCACTCATGAATTTCATCATAAAGGACAAATTGTGATTATGCTACGGCTGCTGGGTTACACCCCTGAAAATACGGATATTTTGGTGTTAGAGTGA
- a CDS encoding DoxX family protein yields MLSTVLQFILGVGFLFFGFMKFYSQDMVSEFERYGFSSGFRKFTGFVEVVGAIVIVWGVWYESLSAIGAFVLGVTMLGAIYTHLIRAKDSFSKVVVPIILLALAVVVFVLNFDSIPFL; encoded by the coding sequence ATGCTATCAACGGTACTGCAGTTTATTTTGGGAGTTGGCTTTTTATTTTTTGGTTTCATGAAGTTTTATTCTCAGGACATGGTTAGTGAGTTTGAGCGGTATGGCTTTTCGAGTGGGTTCCGAAAATTCACAGGATTTGTAGAAGTAGTTGGAGCTATTGTTATCGTGTGGGGAGTTTGGTATGAAAGTCTTTCCGCAATCGGTGCGTTTGTATTGGGCGTAACGATGCTGGGTGCAATCTATACGCATTTAATTCGTGCAAAAGATTCGTTTTCAAAAGTGGTTGTTCCTATTATTCTCTTAGCACTAGCGGTAGTAGTATTTGTACTGAATTTTGATTCCATACCGTTTTTATAA
- a CDS encoding DUF3231 family protein, producing the protein MDNKMRLTSSEITSLWTQYIQDTMAVCISKYVLATVKDPEIYSLYEFTLDISEKHLKVLRNIFKSEKLEPPKGFTEKDVNADAPPLFTDVFWLGYMHEMTMHGLAGYSISFSVSARKDIRDHYFQCNIDAMEIYNKSIEILLSKGIYQRSPYFSTSQRSQSVTEIGYVMDLFGDKRPLNSMEAGNIFFNLKKSIAAKALVIGFKQVIKDKDIHKFMDNCLHTVNKNINIFSSILQDENLKPPQLLDNEITNSDVAPFSDKLMVFHTGFLFNLAATYYAAAMVTSMRIDVAGHCDASIFRDLKTISSFGRIMIKKGWIEKLPEADDRKELPDN; encoded by the coding sequence TTGGATAATAAAATGAGATTAACGTCCTCAGAAATTACAAGTTTATGGACACAATATATTCAAGATACAATGGCTGTTTGTATTAGCAAATACGTGTTGGCAACGGTTAAGGACCCTGAAATTTATTCTCTATACGAATTTACCCTAGATATATCCGAAAAGCATTTAAAAGTGCTTAGAAATATTTTTAAATCTGAAAAGCTGGAGCCACCGAAAGGATTTACTGAAAAAGATGTAAATGCAGATGCACCTCCTCTGTTTACAGATGTTTTTTGGTTAGGCTACATGCATGAGATGACAATGCACGGGTTAGCTGGATATAGTATATCTTTTAGTGTGTCGGCCAGAAAAGATATACGAGATCACTATTTCCAATGCAACATTGATGCTATGGAGATTTATAATAAGTCGATCGAAATCCTTTTATCCAAAGGTATTTATCAACGATCTCCCTATTTTTCTACATCTCAAAGGAGTCAATCAGTTACAGAGATAGGATATGTTATGGATTTATTCGGAGATAAACGACCTTTAAATTCAATGGAAGCAGGAAATATTTTTTTTAATCTAAAAAAGAGCATTGCAGCTAAGGCTCTCGTCATTGGATTTAAACAAGTAATTAAAGATAAAGACATTCATAAATTTATGGATAATTGTTTACATACAGTTAATAAAAATATAAATATTTTCTCTTCTATCCTTCAGGATGAAAATCTTAAACCTCCCCAATTATTAGACAATGAAATTACAAATTCTGATGTAGCTCCTTTTTCAGATAAATTAATGGTGTTTCATACTGGATTTTTATTTAATTTAGCCGCCACGTATTATGCTGCAGCTATGGTAACAAGTATGAGGATAGATGTAGCTGGACATTGTGACGCCTCTATTTTTCGGGATTTGAAAACGATCTCATCTTTTGGGAGAATTATGATTAAAAAAGGGTGGATAGAAAAACTACCAGAGGCGGATGATCGTAAAGAGTTACCTGATAATTAA
- a CDS encoding 8-oxo-dGTP diphosphatase produces the protein MNFKYTVCFIKRDNKILMLNREKEPIMGIWNGVGGKIEKNESPEQSALREVWEETTIQLSGFISQGVVTWLTPEGKVDGIHVFLGELDTLFTYDTPIKTREGILDWKDIDWILNPNNLGIPEKIPHYLPTLLAHKGNHLFTYSQNKMVHQKL, from the coding sequence ATGAACTTTAAATATACAGTTTGTTTTATTAAACGAGACAATAAAATCCTTATGTTAAATCGAGAAAAAGAACCTATTATGGGGATATGGAATGGAGTTGGAGGTAAAATAGAGAAAAATGAATCTCCTGAACAATCTGCGCTCCGTGAAGTTTGGGAAGAAACAACTATTCAATTGAGTGGTTTTATATCTCAAGGAGTTGTAACGTGGTTAACTCCTGAAGGTAAAGTAGATGGAATACACGTTTTTCTTGGAGAATTAGACACCCTTTTTACATATGATACACCAATAAAAACTCGAGAAGGCATTTTAGATTGGAAAGATATTGATTGGATTTTAAACCCTAATAATCTTGGCATACCAGAAAAAATCCCACACTACTTACCAACATTACTAGCTCATAAAGGAAATCATTTATTTACATACAGTCAAAATAAAATGGTCCATCAAAAATTATAA
- a CDS encoding Lrp/AsnC family transcriptional regulator, with the protein MKIDHVDIKIIDELSKDARLSMCELSKRVNLSSPSVTERVRRLENEGIIEGYTLKVNREKMGLTIQCLIEITLKHAEYDRFKSAIQNCANAVFCYRIAGKACYIIKLTALSMKEIEEFIDSISAFTHTVTYFIFSEIQIDENFSEALNKNLS; encoded by the coding sequence ATGAAAATAGATCATGTAGATATAAAAATAATTGATGAACTTAGCAAAGATGCACGGTTATCTATGTGTGAACTATCTAAGCGTGTTAATTTATCTTCACCTTCTGTAACAGAAAGAGTAAGACGTCTAGAAAACGAAGGAATTATAGAAGGATACACTTTAAAAGTTAACCGAGAGAAAATGGGATTAACTATACAATGCTTAATTGAAATTACTTTAAAACACGCTGAATATGATCGCTTTAAATCTGCTATACAGAATTGTGCGAACGCTGTTTTTTGTTACCGTATTGCAGGAAAAGCGTGCTATATTATTAAATTAACTGCTTTATCTATGAAAGAAATAGAAGAATTTATTGATTCAATTTCCGCTTTTACTCATACAGTTACTTATTTTATTTTTTCCGAAATTCAAATTGACGAGAATTTTTCCGAAGCATTAAATAAGAATTTATCATAA
- a CDS encoding DMT family transporter yields the protein MKEEVLGHLVAVITIIIWGATYVSTKLLLVYLSPIEILFYRFLLAYLVLLLIYPKFKTSTNIREEFLFLGAGFTGGMLFFLIENIALKYTTAANVGLLVSISPILTALMAYYFIGVEKLSKKFLLGSILAIVGVFLVIFNGEFNLQLNIFGDVLALLAAIVWACYSIILRKIGKTHNYLYVTRKTFFYGLVTLLPILYIYGTEFKIEKLLSYSVLPNILYLSLGASLLGFIMWNIAINRLGVVKASTSIYLVPFITIVIARIILNEKLSHFSLLGGVLILMGLYITEYGFNKIRIPNNLKNKAFREKL from the coding sequence TTGAAAGAAGAAGTATTAGGTCATTTAGTAGCAGTTATAACCATAATTATTTGGGGAGCAACATATGTTTCAACTAAACTTTTGCTAGTCTATCTTAGCCCTATAGAAATTCTATTTTATCGATTTTTACTAGCCTATTTAGTTTTATTGTTAATTTATCCAAAGTTTAAAACATCAACGAACATAAGGGAAGAATTTCTGTTTCTGGGTGCTGGCTTTACTGGTGGAATGTTGTTTTTTCTTATAGAAAACATTGCTTTAAAATATACAACAGCTGCAAATGTAGGATTATTAGTATCTATATCACCTATATTGACAGCCCTTATGGCTTATTATTTTATAGGAGTAGAAAAATTAAGCAAAAAGTTTTTACTAGGATCCATCCTCGCCATAGTAGGAGTATTTTTAGTAATATTTAATGGAGAATTTAACCTTCAATTGAATATTTTTGGCGATGTATTAGCCCTACTAGCTGCTATTGTTTGGGCTTGTTATTCAATTATCTTAAGAAAAATCGGTAAAACACATAACTATTTATATGTTACGAGAAAAACCTTTTTCTATGGATTAGTAACTCTTTTACCTATTCTATATATATATGGGACAGAGTTTAAAATTGAAAAGTTACTGAGTTATAGTGTACTACCAAACATTTTATACCTAAGCTTAGGAGCTTCTTTACTTGGTTTTATTATGTGGAACATAGCAATTAATCGCCTTGGTGTAGTAAAGGCAAGTACTTCTATTTATTTAGTGCCATTTATTACAATAGTTATAGCTAGAATCATATTAAATGAAAAACTAAGTCACTTTTCACTCCTCGGAGGAGTTTTAATCCTAATGGGCTTATATATAACCGAGTACGGGTTCAATAAAATAAGAATACCTAATAATTTAAAAAATAAAGCTTTTCGTGAAAAATTATAG